One segment of Anatilimnocola aggregata DNA contains the following:
- the trpE gene encoding anthranilate synthase component I, protein MHNSPHLPEMPTAEKLAAGKKLVPVYRRLLSDSLTPVSAFHLLDDGGYASLFESVIGGEKVGRYTFLAMAPFLSLTARGQQVKITSEQGEETLTLEDPLLELRRRLAEFPAAHLPELPPFTGGAIGYCAYDVVRYVEKTLKHPPQDDRHLPDLCFGLVDRMVVFDNVNKTLYVIAMARVDKFAGNFAAAYEDAQSRVDEWVAKLSQPAPLPPADIHPLKKLSLQFRSNTTQQGFEDAVRKCVEYIRAGDIFQVVLSQRLQLELNCEPFEVYRTLRVVNPSPFMFFLRTPETTLVGSSPEIMCRVYDGRVTVRPLAGTRPRGETDEADKRLAEELMADPKERAEHVMLVDLGRNDVGRVAQFGSVKLSDVMVIERYSHVMHITSNVTGELRPELDAFDALKACLPAGTVSGAPKVRAMEIIDELEPHRRGPYAGAVGYIDYAGNMDTCIALRTLVVQGNQAYVQAGAGIVADSNPTSEYQETLNKARGLLFAIESTQQRAAD, encoded by the coding sequence ATGCACAACTCGCCTCATCTGCCCGAAATGCCTACGGCCGAAAAGTTGGCTGCCGGCAAGAAACTGGTTCCCGTTTATCGCCGGCTGTTAAGCGATTCCCTCACACCCGTGAGCGCGTTTCATTTGCTCGACGACGGCGGCTATGCCTCGTTGTTCGAAAGTGTGATCGGCGGCGAAAAGGTCGGCCGCTATACCTTCCTGGCGATGGCTCCCTTCTTGTCGCTGACTGCTCGTGGCCAGCAAGTGAAGATCACGAGCGAGCAGGGGGAAGAGACGCTCACGCTCGAAGATCCACTGCTGGAACTGCGTCGCCGCCTGGCTGAGTTTCCCGCTGCACACTTGCCAGAGTTGCCGCCATTCACTGGCGGGGCGATTGGCTACTGCGCGTACGACGTGGTGCGCTACGTCGAGAAGACGCTTAAGCATCCGCCGCAAGACGATCGGCACCTGCCCGACCTCTGTTTTGGCCTGGTCGACCGGATGGTCGTGTTCGACAACGTCAACAAGACGCTCTATGTCATTGCGATGGCCCGCGTCGATAAGTTTGCCGGCAACTTTGCCGCCGCTTATGAGGACGCCCAGTCGCGTGTCGATGAATGGGTTGCCAAGCTATCGCAGCCCGCGCCATTGCCCCCCGCCGATATTCACCCGCTCAAAAAGCTGAGCTTGCAATTTCGTTCGAACACCACGCAGCAGGGCTTTGAAGATGCCGTGCGAAAGTGTGTCGAGTACATTCGCGCGGGCGATATCTTTCAAGTCGTGCTTAGCCAGCGATTGCAGCTGGAATTGAACTGCGAGCCGTTCGAAGTCTATCGCACGTTGCGGGTCGTGAACCCCAGCCCGTTCATGTTTTTCCTGCGTACACCGGAGACGACTCTCGTCGGTAGTTCGCCCGAGATCATGTGCCGCGTCTACGACGGCCGCGTGACGGTTCGCCCCTTGGCAGGTACTCGTCCGCGTGGCGAAACTGATGAAGCCGATAAACGGCTGGCCGAAGAATTGATGGCCGATCCCAAAGAGCGGGCCGAGCATGTGATGCTCGTCGACCTGGGGCGCAACGACGTGGGCCGCGTCGCGCAGTTCGGCAGCGTGAAGTTGTCGGACGTCATGGTCATCGAGCGGTACAGCCACGTGATGCACATTACCTCGAATGTGACCGGCGAATTGCGCCCAGAACTCGATGCCTTCGATGCGCTCAAGGCGTGTCTGCCGGCAGGAACTGTTTCCGGCGCGCCAAAGGTGCGAGCGATGGAAATCATCGACGAACTCGAACCGCATCGCCGCGGGCCTTATGCCGGCGCGGTGGGGTACATCGACTATGCCGGCAACATGGATACCTGCATCGCGCTCCGCACGCTCGTCGTGCAAGGGAACCAGGCTTACGTCCAAGCAGGGGCGGGCATCGTGGCCGATAGTAATCCCACCAGCGAGTATCAAGAGACGCTCAACAAAGCCCGCGGCCTGCTCTTTGCAATTGAATCGACCCAGCAGCGAGCAGCCGATTAG
- a CDS encoding DMT family protein translates to MDAGKTQTWSLTWSIALLVASNFFMLSAWYLHLKWDFLKSKTLVVIILISWGIALFEYILQVPGNRYGHAAGMNFGQLKILQEIITLGVFVPVSFWMLGEPLKWNYLAAAGCMVAAAYFVFSTGFSQVK, encoded by the coding sequence ATGGACGCTGGAAAAACGCAGACCTGGTCGCTCACCTGGTCGATCGCGCTGCTGGTTGCTTCGAATTTCTTCATGCTCAGCGCTTGGTACCTGCACCTGAAGTGGGACTTCCTCAAGAGCAAGACGCTGGTGGTGATCATCCTCATCAGCTGGGGCATCGCCCTGTTCGAATACATCCTGCAAGTTCCCGGCAATCGCTACGGCCATGCGGCGGGGATGAACTTCGGCCAGCTGAAGATTCTGCAGGAAATCATCACGCTGGGCGTGTTCGTGCCGGTCTCGTTTTGGATGCTCGGCGAACCGCTCAAGTGGAACTATCTGGCCGCTGCCGGTTGCATGGTGGCGGCGGCATACTTCGTCTTCAGCACCGGCTTCTCGCAAGTGAAGTGA